The Gymnogyps californianus isolate 813 unplaced genomic scaffold, ASM1813914v2 HiC_scaffold_538, whole genome shotgun sequence genomic interval GGGTGCCTGCgaggtgctgggcagggggaagccCTGATGGGCACAGCCATCCCCAAACCACCCTGAGAGGGGTGCAGAGAGGGTGCACAGGGCTAAACACCCTGCCTGTCCATCTGCCTGTGCCCAGCATGCCCCCCGCACCCCAGTGCAGACCCCTACAGTGATTTGCAGGGCACATCTCAGTCTGTCCCAGGAGGGGGGATTTATTGCCCCCCATCCCGAGCTCTTGGGCACAAGCAGCCTGGTGCAATGGTCTCCCCCTGTGCCCACCCCATGCCAGCCTTGCCAGGCCCCCCGGAGAAGAGCCCCGCGCCCCCCTTCGACACCTTTGAGTACTTCCAGGACAAGGAGGACGACCTGGACAAGCCCTACAACGACCGCTCCTACCTCAGCTCCGAGGGGCTGGCCCGTGACGATGCCCGCACAGGTGAGCCGCctgcccaggcaggcagcagtggtGCAGGGCACTCCCCTGCGCTCCCCACCATCATCGGCATCCTCTCCCCAGAGTTCGTGGCCTTGCTGACGAGCGGCCCGGAGCCATGGCACCCCACATCCAGCGCGGTGGCCAAGGCTCGCTTCACCCTGCTGCGCTCCtacctgctcttctccatcagCTACGAGCGGTGAGTCCTGCCCCCTGTCCTCTGCCCAGGCTGGCACAGCGGGCACACCCCTGGAAAAGCAGGGGATGCAATGGTgcttgtgcctcagtttcccttccGACATCCCCCCACAGTGCCAGAGCCTTGCATTGGCAGGGTGAgagatttggggaggggggcgaTATGCTGGGGGTCCAGCCCGGGCGAGCAGCCGGGATTTCGGCACACCCACGGCGCTGGCCCGGCCTCACCCCTTCGCCTCCAGGTCTGGAGCGGGAACAAACGGGAACGGCTCCAGGGCTCTGCGGAGGACGCGGGCGCAGCGGGGCAGAGGCGCCGTGCCGCCCCACGGGCTCTGCCGGCGGGCATCGCCGGGGCACTGCCACCAGGGTCCCCATCCTCGCAGTGCCCTGCCCGCCGGCAATGgagcctctcctctccctccctccttcccgctccagtttcttctgctcttcctcGCTTCCAGGCCCCTTTGCATAGTAAAGTGGTGACTAATTTCCAGCTCCGACCGGGGGAGCCAAACGGAGCCGAAAATGCTCCTAATTTACAGCCGGGCCCGAGTGCTCGGCTCCCGGCGGGTCCTGCCCTGCCGCCTTTCCCAGCGGGGATCCCCCTCCTGCTCGGTGCCAGTTTGGCACCGCTCCGGGGCAGGGGAGCCCAGGGCACCCATGCCGAGCTGGCACCGGGCAGGACAGCAGCGTTGGGCCAGCCCGGGCGTGGGCAGGCACAGCGTGGTGCTTGGCACCCCAGGGGGACGTCATCCTTCTCTTGCCCACCCCAAATCGCTGGGCAACCCCCATGTGCCCTCCCGATGCAACCCTGTGCCCAGTGCTGAGCGAGGGtggtgccggggggggggggggcgaatGGGGGTCCTTGCTCACTCCCTGGGTGCCCGCAGGCTGGGGCGGCCAAGCCGGGTGCGTTTCAGTGACCCCGAGGGCAACGTGCTGTTTGAACACCCCGTGCAGAAGAGCGCTGCCCCTGAGGATGGCATGGTGAGAGGGgccaggagggcaggggggcaCGGtgccccccccttcctccccctgcccggGCATGCGGTGCCCCTCggcctctgcccagccctgccctcacCTGCAGCTCTGCGGGATGTGGAGGACGGTGTCCAAAGCCAACATCCAGCTGCTGCGGGGGGAGCAGCTCCGTGTGTCCCTCGTCACCCGGGCGCAGCCCTCAGGAGAGGTCCATGGGCACATCCTCAAGCACCGGGCACTCTTCGCAGGTAAGTCTGGCTCCCACGTGCCCACCCGCTGGGTGCCCACCGGGATACCCCTCACgccccctctccctgcacagAGACGTTCGGTGCCATCCTGACCTCGTCGGACCCCACGCACCTGGGTGCTGGGGGCATGGCCATGCTGACGCTGAGCGACACCGAGAACAACCTGCACTTCATCCTCATGGCCCgagggctgctggagcccagcgCCAGGGGTGAGGGCAGGCATGGGCACCCTGTGAGGCCTGGCACTGCCCAGGGGGGGCTGCGTAGGGCTGAGGGGGTGCATGGCATGTAGGTGGCTCAGGATGTGTGGGTCAGCATCTATGGGGTCAGGGTGGGTGCATGCGCTGtgcatggcgggggggggaagtgttGAGGTTTGCATAGGGGTTGTTGCATGATTTGGGGTGTGCATGGGGGGCTGTGTACCTACAGGGGGGGTGTTGGGCCAGGGGTGCTCGAGGGTGTATGGGGTGTGGGGGTCAGGGTGCAGAAGGATGGGTTTGGGATGTGGGTTGTGCAAGGATTTGGGAGGTGCAGGGAGGAACAGCAGCTGTCACGGTGTGTGCAGGGGTCCAGGCATGCAGGACAGGCAGCTGGCAAGAAAGTGGAGGATTGGGTGCAggggtttgggggtggtgggCACAGAGGGGTGGGTTtggggggcagagggacagTGGTCACAGGCTCCCAGTCCAGCGGGTCCAACCTCCTCTGCCATGGCCAGAATCCCTCTGGGTCCCGCTGCGGGTCCGCATCCTGCACCAGGGCCAGATGCTGCGGGAGGTCCGCGCCAACATCACTGTGGAGGTAAAGCCATCTGCTCCCCCACGTGCCCCAGCAGCCGCGGTGCCCGCCATGCCAGGGCTGAGCCGTGGCACCGTGCCCACCCCGGCAGGACCCTGACTTCGCGGAGGTGCTGAGCGAGCTGTCTGCCCGCGAGCTGCAGTGGCTGGTGCAGGGGCAGCTCCGCATCGTGGCCGAGACGGAGGGCCGGCACGCACGCCAGCTGGCGGGCACCATCACCACCCGCCGCAGCTGTGACAGTGAGCACGGGGCGGATACCCCTGGGCGCAGGGGGGGGTGGCCGTGTCCCCCCATGCCAACCTcacaccacccccccccgccgtgcCTCTCTCCCCGGGCTGAAGCCATCCAAAGTGTGCTGTGTGGAGCGGACGCCTTGCTGCCAACCAAGACGGGGGCTGTGGGCTCGGCCAAGTTGACACTTCATGAGAATGGCACCCTGGAGTACCAGGTAAGCGGGGGGCACCCGTTTCCCTCCTGGGGGTCCCAGGGGTGTCTCCCCCCCCGGCACTGCCCCTTGGCACCCTTCCCGCAGGTGCAGGTGGTGGGCACCGCCAGCGAGGTGGTGGGCATCACGCTGGAGACCAAACCCCGGCGGAAGAGCAAGAGGAACATCCTGTTTGACATGACACCCAGCTACAAGGACGGGCTGGTGAGCGCTGGGTGGCACTGGGGGGGATGGCATGGGGACCTTGGGCAAGTCCCCGTCCCAACCCATGTGTTCTCCCACCGGCGGCAGGCCTGGGGTACCTGGCAGAGCCCCAGCGCCCGCGATGCCCACATGCTGCTGC includes:
- the CHRD gene encoding chordin; the protein is MVSPCAHPMPALPGPPEKSPAPPFDTFEYFQDKEDDLDKPYNDRSYLSSEGLARDDARTEFVALLTSGPEPWHPTSSAVAKARFTLLRSYLLFSISYERLGRPSRVRFSDPEGNVLFEHPVQKSAAPEDGMLCGMWRTVSKANIQLLRGEQLRVSLVTRAQPSGEVHGHILKHRALFAETFGAILTSSDPTHLGAGGMAMLTLSDTENNLHFILMARGLLEPSARESLWVPLRVRILHQGQMLREVRANITVEDPDFAEVLSELSARELQWLVQGQLRIVAETEGRHARQLAGTITTRRSCDTIQSVLCGADALLPTKTGAVGSAKLTLHENGTLEYQVQVVGTASEVVGITLETKPRRKSKRNILFDMTPSYKDGLAWGTWQSPSARDAHMLLQNELFLNVATKDWAEGELRGQVISLPYSGLLARYTEMPVALAGQLVSPPV